The proteins below are encoded in one region of Limnochorda pilosa:
- a CDS encoding bifunctional heptose 7-phosphate kinase/heptose 1-phosphate adenyltransferase, with product MAALKRLIRAFAGCRVCVVGDFLADRYLFAEPARISREAPVLILREKGREVRPGGAGNAAANVASLGGLAVPVGLVGDDEPGQALMAAFAVMGASTEGLVEVPGGRTITKTRVVAGGRHALQQQVLRIDQNEEWEPPEDARAALRIALTRSLGAADAVLVADYADRVVDRSALELLRGYASRFVQGAPPVVVDTRHRLDFFRGLGMPTPNQSEVEEWLGLPLRGREDAARAALELCRRLEVSAAVVTRGEEGLVVALAGGPVHHVPAVRPARVYDVTGAGDTVAAVLALARAAGGSVLQAALLASVAGGIVVRKPGTATVSPEEMLEALDDQLPSPEPVDPPAFGGASTR from the coding sequence CATCTCCCGGGAGGCGCCGGTGCTCATCCTGCGCGAGAAGGGGCGCGAGGTACGGCCGGGTGGAGCCGGGAACGCGGCCGCCAACGTGGCGTCCCTGGGCGGCCTGGCCGTGCCCGTGGGTCTCGTGGGCGACGACGAGCCCGGCCAGGCGCTGATGGCCGCCTTCGCCGTCATGGGCGCCTCCACCGAGGGGCTGGTGGAGGTCCCGGGGGGGCGCACCATCACCAAGACCCGGGTGGTGGCGGGGGGCCGGCATGCCCTCCAGCAGCAGGTCTTGCGCATCGACCAGAACGAGGAATGGGAGCCTCCCGAGGATGCCCGCGCCGCCCTCCGCATCGCGCTCACCCGCTCCCTGGGCGCGGCCGACGCGGTCCTCGTCGCCGACTACGCGGACAGGGTGGTCGACCGGTCGGCCCTGGAGCTCTTGCGGGGCTACGCCAGCCGATTCGTGCAGGGAGCGCCGCCGGTGGTGGTGGACACCCGGCACCGCCTGGACTTCTTCCGGGGGCTGGGGATGCCCACGCCCAACCAGTCGGAGGTGGAGGAGTGGTTGGGCCTTCCCCTGCGCGGGCGCGAGGACGCGGCCCGGGCCGCCCTCGAACTCTGCCGCAGGCTCGAGGTGAGCGCGGCCGTGGTCACCCGGGGAGAGGAGGGCCTGGTGGTAGCCCTGGCCGGAGGGCCCGTGCACCACGTCCCCGCCGTCCGGCCCGCCCGGGTCTACGACGTCACCGGCGCCGGTGACACGGTAGCCGCGGTACTGGCGCTGGCCCGGGCTGCCGGCGGGAGCGTGCTGCAGGCGGCGCTCCTGGCCTCGGTGGCCGGCGGCATCGTGGTTCGCAAGCCTGGAACGGCCACGGTTTCCCCCGAGGAGATGCTGGAAGCCCTGGACGATCAGCTACCCTCCCCGGAGCCCGTGGATCCGCCGGCCTTCGGGGGTGCGTCCACCCGATGA
- a CDS encoding adenylyltransferase/cytidyltransferase family protein: MSPGGSPGTAAPTPPGPGPSPSWTAGETAARIFDLWSFQAEGAALAAAGLRLALTNGCFDLLHPGHLHLLQAARARADRLVVGLNTDLSVRRLKGPGRPVQPAPHRALLLAALKPVDYVVLFGDLHADRLLEAVRPHVYVKGGDYTPRTLPEAPTLERLGIELVLVELRPGLSTTRLVGYGKPGRTP, encoded by the coding sequence ATGAGTCCTGGCGGCTCTCCGGGTACGGCCGCCCCGACGCCCCCAGGGCCAGGGCCCTCCCCGTCCTGGACGGCCGGCGAGACGGCGGCCCGCATCTTCGACCTTTGGAGCTTCCAGGCCGAAGGGGCGGCCCTGGCCGCCGCCGGGCTCCGCCTGGCCCTGACCAACGGATGCTTCGACCTGCTCCATCCGGGCCACCTGCACCTCCTGCAGGCCGCTCGCGCCCGCGCGGATCGCTTGGTGGTAGGGCTGAACACGGACCTCTCCGTGCGCCGCCTCAAGGGCCCCGGGCGGCCCGTCCAGCCAGCGCCGCACCGGGCGCTGCTCCTGGCCGCCCTGAAGCCCGTAGACTACGTGGTCCTCTTCGGCGACCTCCACGCGGACCGTCTGCTGGAAGCGGTCCGTCCCCACGTGTACGTGAAGGGCGGGGACTACACCCCCCGGACGCTCCCCGAGGCGCCCACGCTGGAGCGCCTCGGCATCGAGCTGGTGCTGGTGGAGCTGCGGCCCGGCCTCTCCACCACCCGCCTGGTGGGGTATGGGAAGCCGGGCCGCACGCCCTGA